From the Deinococcus gobiensis I-0 genome, the window CAGCCGCTCGCCCCGGATGGTGCCGTCCGCCTCTTCGAGGTGCCGGCGATTGGCCGGGTGCGCCCCCGCCTGGAAGCGGGCGAACACGCGCCCCAGCTCGGCCTCGGCAGGGCGGCGGCCCGTCAGGTTGGGCACGGTCAGCGGCGCGTCCACCCCGATGATCGCCGCCCCCTGGCCCGCCTGCGCCGCGACGTAGGCGAGCACGTCCTCGTCGCCTCCCAGCAGGGCCGTGTCCAGCACCTCGCCGCGCTCGTCCAGCACCGCCGCGCCGGTCGGGTTGTGCGCCGCCCAGGCCAGATCCAGACCGATGAACCTCATGTGCGCGCAGCATAGCCCCGCGTCCCCTTCGCCTTCCGCCTTTGGATGGACGACCGGCCTCCCCTGAGCCTCTTACGCTCCTGAGTATGCTCAGCGAAGACGACCGGCGGCGCATCGAGGCCGAGGAGGTGCAGGCGGCGCAGGCCGAGGCGGGCCGGGCCGCCGCCCTGCGCCGCGAGCAGCTGGCAGGCGCCTACCGGCGGGAGGTCCGGGAGGCGCTGCGGCCCCGGCCCTGGTGGTGGCCGGCGCGCTGGGCGTTCCTGTTCGTGCCGCTGGGCGTGGCGGCGGGCCTGTGGCTACGGCCGCAGGTTCCGCCGGCCGACGACGCACTGGGCGGCGTCCGGACCTCGGCCCTCGTCGAGCAGTGCAGCGAGGAGGTCGCCCGCCTGACCTACGGCCGCGAGGCCGACCTGCGCTTTCCCGGCCCGCGCGAGGTCGGGGACAGCGTGCAGGCCGATGCCGACGGCAAGCGCTGGGAGGGCTGGGCCAGCCGCCCCGACGGCAGCCGCCTGACCTTCGCCTGCACCTACACGGCCGCCGACCGCTCGGTGCGCGCCGATCTTCTGGAGGACCACCCGTGAAGCGATCCGCCCCGCTCGTCGTATCTCTGGTAGTGTCTCTGGTCGTGTCTCTGCTCCTGGCCCCGGCCCTCCCCGCCTCCGCGCAGCCGGTGCCGACCCCGCCCGGCGCCCCCCTGGCCCCGCAGACCACCCGGCCAGCCCCGGCCCGGTTGCCTTCCCCTGCCCTGGCCCCGGCCGGCCACAGCCTGAGCGTGCCGCGCGAGAAGGTCACCCTGAGCTGCGTGGACGGCTCCTTCGGGTCGCCCCGGCGCAACTTCCTGCTCGCGGACGAGACGTATCCGCGCTGCGTGCTACGCCTTCCCCTCACCCTGAAGGCGCGCTGGCCCGGCGAGCGCACCTTCTATGTCGTGCCGCGCGTGTCGGCCACGCTGCATGCCCGTGGCGAGCGGGGTCAGGGCCACTGGCTGCCGCTCGCCCCCTTCGTCAACCCCGGCCCCGACCCGCTGCACCGCGCGGTGGCCTCGCGGGACTACGCGGCGGTGGAACTGACCGCCGTCTTCCGCCCGCCCGGCGAGGTCGCGGGCGAGCTGCGGCCCGACACCGTCAGCGTGGGCGGCAAGCTCACGGTGTGCGCCGCGCCTCTGCGCCCCGGCGAGGCGCCCTGCCAGACCTTCGACCTCGCGGCCCGCTACGGGGTCTACACACGGAGGTAAGGGGGCGGGCAGTACGCTGCTCAGGTCCTGCTTACCTCCGGCCGCTACACTGTGTTCAGTCGCCCGCAGGGTTCACCCCCCGGGCCGCACTCCGGACGAGAGCACCGCCGTACCCGGTCACGACAAGACGGCGCATGACGGAGGTGTTCTCATGGCATGGATCTATCTCGTGCTGGCCGGCCTGCTGGAAGTGGGCTGGGCCATCGGTCTGAAGTACACGCAGGGCTTTACCCGCCCGCTGCCCACCGCCCTGACCCTGCTGAGCATGGCCGCCAGCGTGGGCCTGCTGGGGCTGGCGACCAAGACGCTGCCCATCGGCACGGCCTACGGGGTCTGGGTGGGCATCGGGGCCGTCGGCGCGGCGCTGCTGGGCATGCTGCTGTTCGGCGAGGCCGCCACACCCGCCCGCCTGTTCTTCCTGGCATTGATGGTCGCAGCGATCATCGGCCTGAAGGTGACGGCGGGGCACTGAGCCAGAGCGGGCTGGCCCAGGTACCCCAGCCCGCCGACACCCGGTCTGTCGGGGGCGTTCCCTGTCATCCCGCAGGTGTTTTTGGCCCTGCCGGCCCCGCCCCGGCTACAGCCCCCCGCGCGGGTTCACGTCCACCCGCACGCGCGCCTTCCAGCTGCGGCGCTCCAGCACCCCCAGCAGCTCGGCCAGCCGGGCGTCGCTGCGGGCACGCAGCAGCAGGTGGTAGGGGTACACGCCGCGCAGCCGCGCGACCGGACTGGGCGCCGGCCCCAGCACCTCCAGTTCGGTGGCCCCCGCGCCGTACAGGGCGTCGGCGATTTCCTGGGCGGCCACGCGGGCGCGCTCGGCCTCGCGGGCGGCCACCTCGATCTGGGCCAGCCGGGCGTGCGGGGGGTAGCCCAGCTCCAGGCGCACGCGCTCCTCGGCGGCCGGATAGGCCAGGACGCCCTGCCCCGACCCCAGGACCTTCAGCGCCGGGTGGTCGGCCTGGAAGGTCTGCACCACCAGCATCGGCGCGCGGCTGGGGTGCCACTCGGCGAGCTGGCGCAGCAGGCGGTGGTAGCGCTCCGAGGCGCGGAAGTCCGAGACATTGAGCCAGGTGTCGGCCAGCGTCACCCCGACGAGCGCCAGTTCGGGCGGGCAGGGCTGCGAGAGCAGCAGTTGCGTGCCCACCACGACCCCCGGCGCGCCCGCGTGCAGGGCCGAGAGGTCGTCCTGGTGGTCGCGGTCGAGGCGGTGGACCGGAAAGCCGGGCAGCAGCCGGGCCACCTCGGCGGCGATCCATTCGGTGCCGGGACCGCGCGCCTTCCACATCTGCTCGCCGCAGACGTCGCAGCGGTCGGGGACGTTCTCGTGGTAGCCGCACTGGTGGCAGGTCAGTTGCCGGGTCTCCTGGTGAAAGCGCAGCGGCACGTCGCAGTTGCGGCACTGCGGGGTGTGCTCGCAGCTCGGGCAGCGCAGCAGCGCGCTGTAGCCGCGCCGGGGGGCCAGCAGCGCCGCCTGCCGCCCGCGTTCCTGCACCTGCCGCAGCAGCCGCGCGAGGTCGTGGCTCAGGGGGTAGCCCTGGTCGCCGGCCTTCAGGTGTACGCCGCTCAGCGGCCCCAGCTCGGGCTGTTCGGGGGGCGCGGCGTAGTCCACGACATGCAGGCGGGCGCGCGGCGGCGGCAGCTCGGCCCCCGGGTGCGGCACGCTCTCGACGGCAGGCACGCTGCCCACGTAGGCCAGCGCCGCGTCCTGCGCGCGGGCCACGCACGCGGCCACGTCCGGCACGAAGGCGCGCGACCCCGAGAGCAGCTTGTAGGCGTCGCTGCCCTCCTCCAGCACGATGACGAGGGCGAGGTCGGCGACCGGCGCACTCAGGGCGTGCATACTGCCCACCACCAGCCGCGCCTCGCCCGTGCGGATGAGGTCCCAGGTCGCCGCCCGCTGCACGCCCGACAGATGCCCGCCCACCTGCGCGGCCAGGGTGCCGGCCCCCTCCGCCAGCCCCGAGAGGCCCGCCCAGGCGCGGCGCAGCGTGGCGTGGTCGGGTGCCAGCACCAGCACGCCGCGCCCCTGCGAGAGCAGGCGCGACACACGCGGCGCCAGCACCCGGAAGCGCGAGGCGGCCCGGCCCCCGTGCAGCCGCCAGACCGGAGCTTCGGGCAGGCGGTCGGGGAGGTCGGCCCCGGTGACCTCGCCCTCTTCGGGCACGGCGGGCAGGGGCAGCGGGGGCGGGGGGGCGGGCACCTCGGCCTGCTCGGCCCAGCCGCGCGCGAGCAGGGCCGCCGCCGCCGAGGCCGGCACACCCGCGCCCTGCGCCCAGGCACTCACGGAGTCCTGGGGGCCGTTCTCCAGCAGCCACGCCCAGGCGGGGGGCAGGGGGCGCTCGGCCTGGACGTACTCGGCGCCGCCCGCGTTCAGGACCGCCGTCACCACGCTGCCGCTCACGCCCGCGCCGCGTGCCCAGGCGTTCAGCGACTCCTGCTCACCCGCCCCGGCCAGCCATGTCCAGGCCCCGGCCTGCCGGGGGGTCAGACCGGGCGGCGCGGGGGTCACGGCGCGCAGGACCGTCACCGTGCGGGCGGCGACGGGCACGGCGCTGTGCTCGCGGGCGCGCACGACCGTCACCGTGCGGGGCTGCGGGGCGAAGGCCTCGTCGAGCAGCCCCTGCTCGCGGATGGCGTCGAGCAGGGCGGGCGGGTACACCAGGGCGTCGGTCCACACCGACCCCGGCACCGTGGCCCCGAAAAACCCCAGGTTCGCGCCCGGCACCGCCCGCACGCGGTGGCGGTAGGCCGCCTCCCAGCCCACGCCCAGCAGGTCGCCCCACACCAGTCCGGCCGGCACGTGGGCTTCGCGCGCCCAGGCACAGACCCCCGCGACCGTCCCCGGCGTCACCCAGGGCGCGGCCGGGTCGTCGAGCACATGCACGGCGTCGCGCAGGCGGTGGGCGGCGCGGGGGTCGCCCTCACCGACCACCAGCCCGACCGTCAGCTCGCCGCGCCAGGGCAGCAGGACCCGGCAGCCGACCGGCACGTCCCCCGTCCAGCCGTGCGGGGGGGCGAAGTCCAGCGCCGGAATCGGCAGCGACACGGCGACCTGCCAAGTGGCCGCGACCGGCGCGGCCTGCGGCGCCTCCGGCGTGGGGCTGGTCTCGGTCGCCGGAAGTGCCGTCACCCCCCCAGGCTATCCCTCCCGGCCCGGCGGCGCGGGGGGCCGCCTCACCCTCTGGGGGCTTGGCTTCGGGTAGAGGCCGCCGCCACCCACCAGCCTGGAAAGCGCGCGGCGAGCTGCCGGGCCGCCTCCTGCGCCTGGGCCTCGCTGCGGGCCAGGGCGAAACAGGTGCTTCCCGAACCGCTCATCAGCGGCGAGTGCAGGCCCGCGCCTTGCAGGGCCGCGAGCGCCCCGGCGATGGGCGGGTGGCGGCGCACGACCTCGGGTTGCAGGGCGTTGAAGTACGGCACCGGCTCGCCCGACGCCAGCGCCGCCAGCAGGGCCTCCAGGTCCAGCGGGGACGTGAAGCGCCCGGCCAGCCAGCGGTAGGCGTCGGCGGCGCTGACCTCCACCCCGGGGTTGAGCAGCACCAGCGGCACGGGAGGCAGGTCCACCGGCTGCAAGACCTCACCCACCCCCGAGGCCAGCGCTGCGCCCCCCGGCAGGAAGAAGGGCACGTCGGCCCCGAGGGTCAGCGCCAGGGCCGGCAGGTCCACCCCGCACGGGTAGAGCCGCGCCAGGGCGAGCAGCGTGGTCGCCGCGTCGCTGCTGCCCCCACCCAGGCCCGAGGCGAGCGGCAGGCGTTTGTGCAGGGTGATCGCCGCGCCTTGCGTCACTCCCGCCGCATCCAGGTAGGCCCGCGCCGCGCGGTACACGAGGTTGCGGCCGTCGGCCGGGAGGTCGGCCCCCTCGACCCGCAGGCTCAGCCCGGGGGCCGGGGCGATGTCGAGCGTGTCGCCCACCGTCAGGGGCACCATCAGGGTATGCAGCTCGTGGTAGCCGTCGGCGCGGCGGCCGACCACGCTCAGGCCGAGGTTGACCTTGGCGGGGGCGAACTCCCCCGTCATTTCGCGTCCCACACGGCGGCCAGGGCCGTCGCCAGGGCGAGGTCGCCGGGGGCCGTCACCTTGAAGAGCCGCGCGTCGCCGGGCACCAGGGCCACCCGCCCGCCCAGGCGCGCGACCAGCCCGGCGTCATCGGTGGCGGCGTGGGCATCGGCCTGCGCGCGGGCATGGGCCTCCCGCAGCACCCGGCGGCGGAAGCCCTGCGGCGTCTGCACCGCCCACAACCCTTCGCGGGGGGTCAGGTCGCCCCAGGTCTGCCCCGGTGCAGCCCGCACGAGCGTGTCGGCCACCGGCAGGGCCGCCGTCGCCGCGCCGACTTCCCACGCCGCCGCGAGCACCGCCCGCACGACCTCGGCGGGCAGGAAGGGCCGCGCCGCGTCGTGCACGAGCACGGCCTCGGCGCCGGTCGCCTCCAGCAGCAGGCGCACGCTGTCCTGGCGCGTCTGGCCCCCCACGATGGCGCGGGCGGGCACATCGGCGGGCAGGGTCCAGCCTTCCGGCAGGGCCACGACCACCTCGTCCACATGCGGGGCCAGCGCGGCCACGCTGCGGGCCAGCAGGCTCAGGCCCGCGACCTCCACGAAAGCCTTCGGTCCCAGGCCCAGACGCGTGCCCGAGCCGGCGGCCGGGATCAGGGCGGCGACCTTCATCCCTCGTCCTTCCAGCGGCGGAACCCCGGCACGTCCAGACCGAACTGGTCCAGCGCGCGGGCAGTCACGAAGTGCAGCAGCTCGGCCACGCTGTCCGGCGCGTGGTAGAAGCCCGGCGAGGCGGTCATGACGGTGGCGCCCGCGTCGTGCGCCGCGAGCAGGTTCAGGAGCATGGGCCGGGGCAAGGGGTCCTCGCGCACCAGCAGCACCAGCCGCCGCCGCTCCTTGAGGGTGACGTGTGCGGCGCGCGACAGCAGGTTGTCGGCGAAGCCGTGCGCGACTTTTGCCAGTGTGCCCGCGCTGCACGGCACGACCAGCATGCCGTCGGTGCGGTACGACCCGCTGGCGACGCTGGCCGCGAGGTCGCGGTCGTCATGGGTGTGGGTCGCCAGGGCGCTCAGCTCGGGCAGCTGCGGGCCGCCCTCGGCGCTCATGACCCGCTTGGCCCCGCTGGAGACGATCAGGTGGGTCTCGACCTCCAGCGCCCGCAAGGCCTCCAGGATGCTGTGCGCGTAGGGAATCCCGCTGCCCCCGCTGACGCCGACCACCAGTCTCATGAGGGCAGGCTAGCAGAGGCCGGGACGCGGGTTGACCCCGCCCGGTCCTCCCGCTTTCTTAAGCCAGGGCCGCCGTCAGGGCCGCCGCCACGGCCTGCGGATCGGCCTTGCCGCCGGTGGCGC encodes:
- a CDS encoding UbiX family flavin prenyltransferase produces the protein MRLVVGVSGGSGIPYAHSILEALRALEVETHLIVSSGAKRVMSAEGGPQLPELSALATHTHDDRDLAASVASGSYRTDGMLVVPCSAGTLAKVAHGFADNLLSRAAHVTLKERRRLVLLVREDPLPRPMLLNLLAAHDAGATVMTASPGFYHAPDSVAELLHFVTARALDQFGLDVPGFRRWKDEG
- a CDS encoding 4-(cytidine 5'-diphospho)-2-C-methyl-D-erythritol kinase produces the protein MTGEFAPAKVNLGLSVVGRRADGYHELHTLMVPLTVGDTLDIAPAPGLSLRVEGADLPADGRNLVYRAARAYLDAAGVTQGAAITLHKRLPLASGLGGGSSDAATTLLALARLYPCGVDLPALALTLGADVPFFLPGGAALASGVGEVLQPVDLPPVPLVLLNPGVEVSAADAYRWLAGRFTSPLDLEALLAALASGEPVPYFNALQPEVVRRHPPIAGALAALQGAGLHSPLMSGSGSTCFALARSEAQAQEAARQLAARFPGWWVAAASTRSQAPRG
- the sugE gene encoding quaternary ammonium compound efflux SMR transporter SugE, whose amino-acid sequence is MAWIYLVLAGLLEVGWAIGLKYTQGFTRPLPTALTLLSMAASVGLLGLATKTLPIGTAYGVWVGIGAVGAALLGMLLFGEAATPARLFFLALMVAAIIGLKVTAGH
- the ispD gene encoding 2-C-methyl-D-erythritol 4-phosphate cytidylyltransferase; translated protein: MKVAALIPAAGSGTRLGLGPKAFVEVAGLSLLARSVAALAPHVDEVVVALPEGWTLPADVPARAIVGGQTRQDSVRLLLEATGAEAVLVHDAARPFLPAEVVRAVLAAAWEVGAATAALPVADTLVRAAPGQTWGDLTPREGLWAVQTPQGFRRRVLREAHARAQADAHAATDDAGLVARLGGRVALVPGDARLFKVTAPGDLALATALAAVWDAK
- the priA gene encoding replication restart helicase PriA, encoding MSLPIPALDFAPPHGWTGDVPVGCRVLLPWRGELTVGLVVGEGDPRAAHRLRDAVHVLDDPAAPWVTPGTVAGVCAWAREAHVPAGLVWGDLLGVGWEAAYRHRVRAVPGANLGFFGATVPGSVWTDALVYPPALLDAIREQGLLDEAFAPQPRTVTVVRAREHSAVPVAARTVTVLRAVTPAPPGLTPRQAGAWTWLAGAGEQESLNAWARGAGVSGSVVTAVLNAGGAEYVQAERPLPPAWAWLLENGPQDSVSAWAQGAGVPASAAAALLARGWAEQAEVPAPPPPLPLPAVPEEGEVTGADLPDRLPEAPVWRLHGGRAASRFRVLAPRVSRLLSQGRGVLVLAPDHATLRRAWAGLSGLAEGAGTLAAQVGGHLSGVQRAATWDLIRTGEARLVVGSMHALSAPVADLALVIVLEEGSDAYKLLSGSRAFVPDVAACVARAQDAALAYVGSVPAVESVPHPGAELPPPRARLHVVDYAAPPEQPELGPLSGVHLKAGDQGYPLSHDLARLLRQVQERGRQAALLAPRRGYSALLRCPSCEHTPQCRNCDVPLRFHQETRQLTCHQCGYHENVPDRCDVCGEQMWKARGPGTEWIAAEVARLLPGFPVHRLDRDHQDDLSALHAGAPGVVVGTQLLLSQPCPPELALVGVTLADTWLNVSDFRASERYHRLLRQLAEWHPSRAPMLVVQTFQADHPALKVLGSGQGVLAYPAAEERVRLELGYPPHARLAQIEVAAREAERARVAAQEIADALYGAGATELEVLGPAPSPVARLRGVYPYHLLLRARSDARLAELLGVLERRSWKARVRVDVNPRGGL